A single genomic interval of Streptomyces showdoensis harbors:
- a CDS encoding uracil-xanthine permease family protein yields the protein MSLGVRWTLHGDGRTPAPGAVVRPDERLSWPRTAGLGAQHVVAMFGASFVAPVLMGLDPNLAIMMSGVATVIFLLATRGTVPSYLGCSLSFVGVAAAIRASGGSSATVTGAVFVVGAVLFLAGLAVRRFGARIIHAAMPPVVTGAVVMLIGFNLAPVTASTYWPQDQWTALLVMLFTGLAVVCLRGFWSRIAIFLGLIFGYAISWVFDLVFGKIHSMSASGEVTDHWRLDLSGVSQADWIGLPTFHGPSFEWSAILVALPVVIALIAENAGHVKAVGEMTGDNLDDKLGTAIAADGAASMLSTAVGGPPNTTYSENIGVMAATRVYSTAAYWAAAGFALLFGLCPKFGAIVAAIPGGVLGGITVILYGMIGLLGAQIWINAKVDLRNPLNLVPAAAGIIIGVGGVKLTFTDTFELGGIALGTIVVITGYHVLRAFAPAHLKQQEPLLDSGTSSYEGTAGEGTAGEGTAGDGKTAKP from the coding sequence ATGAGCCTCGGCGTGCGCTGGACCCTGCACGGCGACGGGAGGACCCCCGCGCCCGGGGCCGTCGTCCGGCCGGACGAGCGCCTGTCCTGGCCCCGTACGGCCGGGCTCGGCGCCCAGCACGTGGTCGCGATGTTCGGCGCCTCGTTCGTCGCCCCGGTGCTCATGGGTCTGGACCCGAACCTGGCGATCATGATGTCCGGCGTCGCGACCGTGATCTTCCTGCTCGCGACCCGCGGCACCGTCCCCTCGTACCTGGGCTGCTCGCTCTCGTTCGTGGGCGTGGCCGCCGCGATCCGGGCCTCCGGCGGCTCCAGCGCGACCGTGACCGGCGCGGTGTTCGTGGTCGGCGCGGTGCTGTTCCTGGCCGGCCTCGCGGTGCGGAGGTTCGGCGCGCGGATCATCCACGCGGCGATGCCGCCGGTGGTCACCGGTGCCGTGGTCATGCTGATCGGCTTCAACCTGGCGCCGGTCACGGCGTCCACGTACTGGCCGCAGGACCAGTGGACGGCACTCCTCGTGATGCTCTTCACCGGTCTCGCCGTGGTCTGCCTGCGCGGCTTCTGGTCGCGGATCGCGATCTTCCTCGGGCTGATCTTCGGCTACGCGATCTCCTGGGTCTTCGACCTGGTCTTCGGCAAGATCCACTCGATGTCCGCGAGCGGTGAGGTCACCGACCACTGGCGGCTCGACCTCTCCGGCGTCTCCCAGGCCGACTGGATCGGCCTGCCCACCTTCCACGGCCCCAGCTTCGAGTGGTCCGCGATCCTGGTGGCACTGCCCGTGGTCATCGCGCTGATCGCGGAGAACGCCGGACACGTGAAGGCCGTCGGCGAGATGACCGGCGACAACCTGGACGACAAGCTGGGCACCGCGATCGCCGCGGACGGCGCCGCCTCCATGCTCTCCACCGCCGTGGGCGGTCCGCCGAACACCACCTACTCCGAGAACATCGGCGTCATGGCCGCCACCCGCGTCTACTCCACCGCCGCCTACTGGGCCGCGGCCGGCTTCGCGCTGCTCTTCGGCCTCTGCCCGAAGTTCGGCGCGATCGTGGCCGCCATCCCCGGCGGCGTGCTCGGCGGCATCACCGTGATCCTCTACGGCATGATCGGCCTGCTCGGCGCCCAGATCTGGATCAACGCCAAGGTGGACCTGCGCAACCCGCTCAACCTGGTGCCCGCCGCGGCCGGCATCATCATCGGCGTCGGCGGGGTGAAGCTCACCTTCACCGACACCTTCGAGCTCGGCGGCATCGCCCTCGGCACCATCGTGGTCATCACCGGCTACCACGTGCTGCGCGCCTTCGCCCCGGCCCACCTGAAGCAGCAGGAGCCCCTGCTGGACTCCGGCACCAGCTCGTACGAGGGCACGGCGGGAGAGGGCACGGCGGGAGAGGGCACGGCGGGCGACGGGAAGACCGCCAAGCCCTAG
- a CDS encoding carbon-nitrogen hydrolase family protein — MPALRTALLQSSGQLGDVAANLKILDEAAGRAAAAGAGLLLAPELFLTGYAIGADIARLAEPSDGPSAQAVAAIAARHGLAVGYGYPERDVEAHGVLHNSAQLFGADGAVLAHYRKTHLFGDFELKWFTPGDSAVVQAEIAGLTVGLMICYDVEFPENVRAQALAGTDLLLVPTALMHPAEVVPESVVPVRAFENQIYIAYANRTGPEGDFEFVGLSTLAAPDGTARVRAGRGEDLVIGDVDTDFLAASRAENPYLRDRRPGLYGPLVHDRA, encoded by the coding sequence ATGCCCGCGCTGCGCACCGCCCTGCTCCAGAGCTCCGGACAGCTCGGTGACGTGGCCGCCAATCTCAAGATCCTCGACGAGGCCGCCGGCCGCGCCGCGGCCGCCGGGGCCGGGCTGCTCCTCGCCCCCGAGCTGTTCCTCACGGGCTACGCCATCGGCGCCGACATCGCCCGCCTCGCCGAGCCGTCCGACGGCCCCTCCGCGCAGGCGGTCGCCGCGATCGCCGCCCGCCACGGCCTGGCCGTCGGCTACGGCTACCCGGAGCGGGACGTCGAGGCGCACGGGGTGCTCCACAACTCCGCGCAGCTCTTCGGCGCCGACGGCGCCGTCCTCGCCCACTACCGGAAGACCCACCTCTTCGGCGACTTCGAGCTGAAGTGGTTCACGCCCGGCGACAGCGCCGTGGTCCAGGCGGAGATCGCCGGCCTCACCGTCGGCCTGATGATCTGCTACGACGTCGAGTTCCCCGAGAACGTACGGGCGCAGGCGCTGGCCGGCACGGACCTCCTCCTCGTGCCGACCGCGCTCATGCACCCGGCCGAGGTCGTCCCCGAGTCCGTCGTCCCCGTGCGCGCCTTCGAGAACCAGATCTACATCGCGTACGCCAACCGGACCGGCCCCGAGGGCGACTTCGAGTTCGTCGGCCTGTCCACGCTCGCCGCCCCCGACGGCACCGCCCGGGTCCGCGCCGGACGGGGCGAGGACCTGGTGATCGGCGACGTCGACACCGACTTCCTCGCGGCCTCCCGCGCGGAGAACCCCTACCTCCGCGACCGGCGCCCCGGCCTGTACGGCCCCCTGGTCCACGACCGGGCCTGA
- a CDS encoding amino acid permease encodes MLDHGAAPPVEDSTARKTSVLSALARRKPVENLVAEGGQGEGGSLRRTLGMWQLTMISIGATLGTGIFVVLGSAVPKAGPAVTLSFVIAGLTALFSALSYAELAGSIPVAGSSYSYAYATMGELVAWVCGWCLVLEYGVSVAAVAVGWGEYLNELLDGTIGVTIPDVLSSAPGEGGLINLPGLIVVLLAMVMLLGGARESATLNTIMVVVKIAALVLFCAIGFMGFKSGNYKDFMPLGMAGVGAASASLFFSYIGFDAASTAGEEAKDPKRDLPRAIMLSLLIVTVLYVLVAAVAVGAWKWKDFAGSEATLAAIMNDVTGQTFWGTMLAAGAVISIASVVLTVLYGQTRVLFAMSRDGLVPKAFGKVSPKTGTPRVNTVIVSLFCAALASVIPLGKLVDATSIGTLFAFGLVNIAVIVLRYTRPDMPRTFKVALGPVFPVLGFGFCAYNMFSLDAVTWVVFGCWMAAGLVFYFLYGMRRSRLATAPALAEAPAEK; translated from the coding sequence TCGACCGCCCGCAAGACGTCCGTGCTCTCCGCCCTGGCCCGCCGCAAGCCGGTGGAGAACCTGGTCGCAGAGGGTGGCCAGGGCGAGGGCGGCTCGCTCCGCCGCACGCTCGGCATGTGGCAGCTGACGATGATCAGCATCGGTGCGACGCTCGGCACCGGCATCTTCGTCGTGCTCGGCTCGGCCGTCCCCAAGGCCGGTCCCGCCGTCACGCTGTCCTTCGTGATCGCCGGTCTCACGGCGCTCTTCTCGGCCCTCTCGTACGCCGAGCTGGCCGGCTCCATACCGGTCGCGGGTTCCTCGTACTCGTACGCGTACGCAACGATGGGTGAACTCGTCGCCTGGGTCTGCGGCTGGTGCCTGGTCCTGGAGTACGGCGTTTCCGTGGCCGCCGTGGCGGTCGGCTGGGGCGAGTACCTCAACGAGCTGCTCGACGGCACCATCGGCGTCACCATCCCCGACGTGCTCTCCTCCGCCCCGGGCGAGGGCGGCCTGATCAACCTGCCCGGCCTCATCGTCGTCCTGCTGGCGATGGTCATGCTGCTCGGCGGCGCCCGTGAGTCCGCCACGCTCAACACGATCATGGTCGTGGTGAAGATCGCCGCGCTCGTGCTCTTCTGCGCCATCGGCTTCATGGGCTTCAAGTCCGGCAACTACAAGGACTTCATGCCGCTCGGCATGGCCGGTGTCGGCGCCGCCAGCGCCAGCCTGTTCTTCTCCTACATCGGCTTCGACGCGGCCTCCACGGCCGGCGAGGAGGCCAAGGACCCCAAGCGCGACCTGCCGCGGGCGATCATGCTCTCGCTGCTCATCGTCACCGTCCTCTACGTCCTCGTCGCCGCGGTCGCCGTCGGCGCCTGGAAGTGGAAGGACTTCGCCGGCTCGGAGGCCACCCTCGCGGCGATCATGAACGACGTCACGGGCCAGACCTTCTGGGGCACGATGCTCGCCGCCGGCGCGGTCATCTCCATCGCCAGCGTCGTCCTGACCGTGCTCTACGGCCAGACCCGCGTCCTCTTCGCGATGTCCCGCGACGGCCTCGTCCCGAAGGCCTTCGGCAAGGTCAGCCCGAAGACCGGCACCCCGCGCGTCAACACGGTGATCGTCTCCCTGTTCTGCGCCGCGCTCGCCTCGGTCATCCCGCTCGGCAAGCTCGTCGACGCGACCAGCATCGGCACCCTCTTCGCCTTCGGCCTGGTCAACATCGCGGTCATCGTGCTCCGCTACACGCGCCCCGACATGCCGCGCACCTTCAAGGTGGCGCTCGGCCCCGTCTTCCCGGTGCTCGGCTTCGGCTTCTGCGCGTACAACATGTTCAGCCTCGACGCCGTCACCTGGGTGGTCTTCGGTTGCTGGATGGCCGCGGGTCTCGTGTTCTACTTCCTGTACGGCATGCGCCGCTCCCGACTGGCCACGGCCCCGGCCCTGGCAGAGGCCCCCGCAGAGAAGTGA
- a CDS encoding ROK family transcriptional regulator: MAASPSTARAINDRLALRLLQDEGPLTATQLKTLTGLSRPTVADLVERLSGSGLVQVVGEAGAERRGPNARLYGIVADRAHLAALDVRTRSVAVTVTDLLGATLAEAAAPVGDHDGTGPAVERAVALLERTAKEAGVDRLHTVAVGAPGLIDPATGELRDSTGLPAWHRRLVGFLQERLPAHVLVENETNLAAVAELREGAARDREDFVLLWLGQGVGAAVVLDGRLRRGASGGAGELGFLPVPGTSGLPSAFGCDGGFHELACVAAVQALAVAHGLDPETALASGHGPFLDALAHRLAVGAAAVAAVLDPGCVVLAGETGHQGGPELAARVEAALAGLSPLRTEVRATALGDTAVLRGALVRARDAAQEELFP, from the coding sequence ATGGCCGCATCCCCGAGCACCGCCCGGGCCATCAACGACCGGCTCGCCCTGCGCCTGCTCCAGGACGAGGGCCCGTTGACGGCGACCCAGCTCAAGACCCTCACAGGGCTCTCCCGGCCCACCGTGGCCGACCTCGTCGAACGGCTCAGCGGCTCCGGGCTCGTCCAGGTCGTCGGCGAGGCGGGCGCCGAGCGCCGCGGCCCCAACGCCCGGCTGTACGGGATCGTCGCCGACCGCGCCCACCTCGCCGCGCTCGACGTGCGCACCCGCTCCGTGGCGGTCACCGTCACCGACCTGCTCGGCGCCACGCTCGCCGAGGCGGCCGCGCCCGTGGGCGACCACGACGGCACCGGCCCCGCGGTGGAGAGGGCCGTCGCGCTCCTCGAACGGACCGCGAAGGAGGCCGGCGTCGACCGGCTGCACACCGTGGCCGTCGGCGCGCCCGGCCTCATCGACCCGGCCACCGGCGAACTGCGCGACTCCACGGGGCTGCCCGCCTGGCACCGCCGGCTCGTCGGCTTCCTCCAGGAGCGGCTGCCGGCCCACGTCCTGGTCGAGAACGAGACCAACCTCGCCGCCGTCGCCGAACTGCGCGAGGGCGCGGCCCGCGACCGCGAGGACTTCGTCCTGCTGTGGCTCGGCCAGGGGGTCGGCGCGGCGGTCGTCCTGGACGGCAGGCTGCGCCGCGGGGCCTCCGGCGGCGCCGGCGAGCTCGGCTTCCTGCCGGTGCCCGGCACCTCGGGGCTGCCCTCGGCCTTCGGCTGCGACGGCGGCTTCCACGAGCTGGCCTGCGTCGCCGCCGTGCAGGCGCTGGCCGTCGCCCACGGCCTCGACCCGGAGACGGCCCTCGCCTCCGGCCACGGCCCGTTCCTGGACGCCCTGGCGCACCGCCTGGCGGTCGGCGCGGCGGCCGTGGCCGCCGTGCTGGACCCGGGCTGCGTGGTCCTGGCCGGCGAGACCGGCCACCAGGGCGGCCCGGAGCTCGCCGCCCGCGTCGAGGCCGCGCTCGCGGGGCTCTCGCCGCTGCGCACCGAGGTCCGTGCCACCGCCCTCGGCGACACGGCGGTCCTGCGGGGGGCCCTCGTACGGGCGCGTGACGCGGCCCAGGAGGAGCTGTTCCCCTGA
- a CDS encoding flavin monoamine oxidase family protein, protein MTSTVPNAVEHADEQQPPITMFGPDFPYAYDDFLAHAAGLGQVPATEHGTEVAIIGGGLSGIIAAYELMKMGLKPVVYEADQIGGRLRTVGFEGPETEGLTAEMGAMRFPPSSTALQHYIDLVGLETTPFPNPLAEATPSTVVDLKGETHYAETIADLPQIYRDVAEAWNACLDEGADFSDMNRAMRERDVPRIREIWARLVEKLDDETFYGFLCKSEAFQSFRKREIFGQVGFGTGGWDTDFPNSILEILRVVYTEADDHHRGIVGGSQQLPLRLWEREPEKIVHWAQGTSLSSLHEGTPRPAVTRLTRAAGNRITVTDASGDIRTYQAAIFTAQSWMLLSKIACDDSLFPIDHWTAMERTHYMESSKLFVPVDRPFWLDKDEVTGRDVMSMTLTDRMTRGTYLLDDGPDKPATICLSYTWCDDSLKWLPLSANERMEVMLKSLGEIYPNVDIRKHIIGNPVTVSWENEPYFMGAFKANLPGHYRYQRRLFTHFMQDRLPEDKRGIFLAGDDISWTAGWAEGAVQTALNAVWGVMHHFGGATDATNPGPGDVYDEIAPVELPED, encoded by the coding sequence ATGACGTCCACCGTGCCCAACGCCGTCGAGCACGCCGACGAGCAGCAGCCGCCGATCACCATGTTCGGTCCGGACTTCCCGTACGCCTACGACGACTTCCTCGCCCACGCGGCCGGTCTCGGGCAGGTCCCCGCGACCGAGCACGGCACCGAGGTCGCGATCATCGGCGGCGGCCTGTCCGGCATCATCGCCGCCTACGAGCTGATGAAGATGGGCCTCAAGCCCGTCGTCTACGAGGCCGACCAGATCGGCGGCCGGCTGCGCACCGTCGGCTTCGAGGGCCCGGAGACCGAGGGTCTGACCGCCGAGATGGGCGCGATGCGCTTCCCGCCCTCCTCCACCGCGCTCCAGCACTACATCGACCTGGTCGGCCTGGAGACCACGCCGTTCCCGAACCCGCTGGCCGAGGCCACCCCGTCGACCGTCGTCGACCTCAAGGGCGAGACCCACTACGCCGAGACCATCGCCGACCTGCCGCAGATCTACCGCGACGTCGCCGAGGCCTGGAACGCCTGCCTCGACGAGGGCGCCGACTTCTCCGACATGAACCGGGCGATGCGCGAGCGCGACGTCCCGCGGATCCGCGAGATCTGGGCCAGGCTCGTCGAGAAGCTCGACGACGAGACCTTCTACGGCTTCCTCTGCAAGTCCGAGGCCTTCCAGTCCTTCCGCAAGCGCGAGATCTTCGGCCAGGTCGGCTTCGGCACCGGCGGCTGGGACACCGACTTCCCGAACTCCATCCTGGAGATCCTCCGGGTCGTCTACACCGAGGCGGACGACCACCACCGCGGCATCGTCGGCGGCTCGCAGCAGCTGCCGCTGCGCCTGTGGGAGCGCGAGCCGGAGAAGATCGTCCACTGGGCGCAGGGCACCTCGCTGAGCTCCCTGCACGAGGGCACCCCGCGCCCGGCCGTGACCCGGCTGACCCGCGCGGCCGGCAACCGGATCACCGTCACCGACGCCTCCGGCGACATCCGCACGTACCAGGCGGCGATCTTCACCGCCCAGTCCTGGATGCTGCTGTCCAAGATCGCCTGCGACGACTCGCTCTTCCCGATCGACCACTGGACGGCGATGGAGCGGACCCACTACATGGAGTCCTCGAAGCTCTTCGTGCCGGTGGACCGGCCGTTCTGGCTGGACAAGGACGAGGTGACGGGCCGCGACGTCATGTCGATGACGCTCACCGACCGGATGACCCGCGGCACCTACCTGCTGGACGACGGCCCGGACAAGCCGGCCACCATCTGCCTCTCGTACACGTGGTGCGACGACAGCCTGAAGTGGCTGCCGCTGTCCGCGAACGAGCGGATGGAGGTCATGCTGAAGTCGCTCGGCGAGATCTACCCGAACGTCGACATCCGCAAGCACATCATCGGCAACCCGGTCACCGTCTCCTGGGAGAACGAGCCCTACTTCATGGGCGCGTTCAAGGCCAACCTCCCGGGCCACTACCGCTACCAGCGGCGCCTGTTCACCCACTTCATGCAGGACCGCCTGCCGGAGGACAAGCGCGGCATCTTCCTCGCCGGCGACGACATCTCCTGGACGGCCGGCTGGGCCGAGGGCGCGGTGCAGACGGCGCTCAACGCGGTCTGGGGCGTGATGCACCACTTCGGCGGCGCGACGGACGCCACCAACCCGGGCCCGGGCGACGTGTACGACGAGATCGCCCCGGTCGAGCTGCCGGAGGACTGA
- a CDS encoding DUF5995 family protein, giving the protein MAQTQHFPVGPFTAVDPVVDRMRAFRAAWHPADGVAVFNRVYLTVTEEIGHAIEAGTFADRRAAATLDVRFAQRYLAVVEAVGTGAPPPACWRPLFHYRRHPGVRPLQFALAGINAHIGHDLALAVVDTCRTLDCAPAELEDDFDRVGDILVLLEERIREELMPGPDLLEVADPLTHLLGCWSLDRARDGAWLAARSLWQLRRLPDLAEEFAERLDRSVGLVGRMLLTPLARP; this is encoded by the coding sequence ATGGCGCAGACGCAGCACTTCCCCGTCGGGCCCTTCACCGCCGTCGACCCCGTGGTGGACCGGATGCGGGCCTTCCGCGCGGCCTGGCACCCGGCCGACGGGGTCGCGGTGTTCAACCGGGTCTATCTGACCGTCACCGAGGAGATCGGCCACGCCATCGAGGCGGGCACCTTCGCCGACCGGCGGGCCGCCGCCACCCTCGACGTGCGCTTCGCCCAGCGCTACCTGGCCGTGGTCGAGGCGGTCGGCACCGGCGCCCCGCCCCCGGCCTGCTGGCGCCCGCTGTTCCACTACCGCCGGCATCCCGGCGTGCGGCCGCTGCAGTTCGCGCTGGCCGGGATCAACGCGCACATCGGGCACGACCTGGCCCTCGCCGTGGTCGACACCTGCCGGACCCTCGACTGCGCCCCGGCGGAGCTGGAGGACGACTTCGACCGGGTCGGCGACATCCTCGTCCTCCTGGAGGAGCGCATCCGGGAGGAACTGATGCCGGGCCCGGACCTCCTGGAGGTCGCGGACCCGCTGACGCATCTGCTCGGCTGCTGGAGCCTGGACCGGGCCCGCGACGGGGCCTGGCTCGCCGCCCGCTCGCTGTGGCAGCTGCGGCGGCTGCCCGACCTGGCCGAGGAGTTCGCCGAACGCCTCGACCGGTCGGTGGGCCTGGTGGGGCGGATGCTGCTCACCCCGCTGGCCCGCCCCTAG
- a CDS encoding MFS transporter — protein MADTTVFTTQRLRRARFAVAAVFCVHGAVTGSFATRIPWIQEHAGVSAGQLGLALAFPAIGASLAMPLAGAISHRFGARTALRGLLALWTLALILPSLAPNVYGLCAVLFVYGATAGMSDVAMNALGVEVETRLGRSIMSSLHGMWSVGALLGSAAGTLAAHLGVDARVHHLIAALVLTALGLVFCQGVLDLRSTPEEEAPPRFALPPKSALVIGAIGFCAVFAEGASLDWSAVYLKDELGTSAGLAAASTTAFALTMAVARLAGDRVVDRFGAERTVRAGGLAATAGGLLVVFAPHAALAMAGFGLIGLGVAVVVPLAFAAAGRSGPNPSQAIAGVATITYTSGLIAPSAIGGIANATSLIVSFGLVTLLSFGLVLGAGVLRGGARTATGAGGTAGTGADVREGVR, from the coding sequence ATGGCGGACACGACCGTCTTCACCACCCAGCGGCTACGGCGGGCCCGCTTCGCCGTCGCCGCCGTCTTCTGCGTGCACGGCGCCGTCACCGGCAGCTTCGCGACCCGGATCCCCTGGATCCAGGAGCACGCGGGCGTCAGCGCGGGCCAGCTCGGCCTCGCCCTGGCCTTCCCCGCCATCGGCGCCTCGCTGGCGATGCCGCTGGCCGGGGCGATCAGCCACCGCTTCGGCGCCCGCACCGCCCTGCGCGGCCTGCTCGCGCTCTGGACGCTCGCGCTGATCCTGCCCTCGCTCGCGCCGAACGTGTACGGGCTGTGCGCCGTGCTCTTCGTCTACGGCGCCACGGCCGGCATGTCCGACGTGGCGATGAACGCCCTCGGCGTCGAGGTCGAGACCCGGCTCGGCCGCTCGATCATGTCCAGCCTGCACGGCATGTGGAGCGTGGGCGCCCTGCTCGGCTCCGCGGCCGGCACCCTCGCCGCCCACCTCGGCGTCGACGCCCGGGTGCACCACCTGATCGCCGCTCTGGTCCTCACCGCCCTCGGCCTGGTCTTCTGCCAGGGCGTCCTGGACCTGCGCAGCACCCCCGAGGAGGAGGCGCCGCCGCGCTTCGCGCTGCCGCCGAAGTCGGCCCTGGTGATCGGCGCGATCGGCTTCTGCGCGGTCTTCGCGGAGGGCGCGAGCCTCGACTGGTCCGCGGTCTACCTCAAGGACGAGCTGGGCACCTCGGCCGGGCTCGCGGCCGCCTCGACCACCGCCTTCGCGCTGACCATGGCCGTCGCGCGGCTGGCCGGCGACCGGGTCGTGGACCGCTTCGGCGCGGAGCGCACGGTACGGGCCGGGGGGCTGGCGGCCACGGCCGGCGGGCTGCTCGTGGTGTTCGCCCCGCACGCGGCCCTGGCGATGGCCGGATTCGGGCTGATCGGGCTCGGGGTGGCGGTCGTCGTCCCGCTGGCCTTCGCCGCCGCCGGGCGCAGCGGCCCGAACCCCAGCCAGGCCATCGCGGGCGTCGCCACCATCACGTACACCTCGGGGCTCATCGCCCCCTCGGCGATCGGCGGCATCGCGAACGCGACCTCCCTGATCGTCTCCTTCGGCCTGGTCACGCTGCTGTCCTTCGGGCTGGTCCTGGGCGCGGGCGTGCTGCGGGGCGGGGCCCGGACCGCGACCGGGGCCGGCGGGACCGCCGGGACCGGCGCGGACGTCCGGGAAGGGGTCCGCTGA
- a CDS encoding Lrp/AsnC family transcriptional regulator, producing the protein MRLNDLDERIVHALAEDARRSYADIGSLVGLSAPAVKRRVDRLRAEGAITGFTVRVDPAALGWETEGFVEIYCRHNTSPEDIRRGLERYPEVVSASTVTGDADAVVQVFASDMRHFERVLERIAGEPFVERTKSVLVLSPLLRRFSSGSPA; encoded by the coding sequence GTGCGACTCAACGACCTCGACGAACGCATCGTCCACGCCCTCGCGGAAGACGCCCGCCGCAGCTACGCCGACATCGGCTCGCTGGTCGGACTCTCCGCGCCCGCGGTCAAGCGGCGGGTGGACCGGCTCCGGGCCGAGGGCGCCATCACCGGCTTCACCGTACGGGTGGACCCGGCGGCGCTCGGCTGGGAGACGGAGGGGTTCGTCGAGATCTACTGCCGCCACAACACCTCGCCGGAGGACATCCGGCGAGGTCTGGAGCGGTATCCGGAGGTGGTGTCCGCGTCGACCGTCACGGGTGACGCGGACGCCGTCGTCCAGGTCTTCGCCTCCGACATGCGCCACTTCGAGCGCGTCCTGGAGCGGATCGCGGGCGAGCCCTTCGTGGAGCGCACCAAGTCCGTGCTGGTGCTCTCGCCGCTGCTGCGGCGCTTCTCCTCCGGCTCGCCCGCGTAG